The DNA segment CCGAATGATCCGAATAATCCGCTGGTTAAAGCCTTTTTCCTCGGTCGTGCCGTTGCAGAACTTGTATCCGAAAACATCGAAAAAGCCGCCACTGAAGTACTAAGCGAAATCGGCAAATTTGATGCCGAACAGCGAGTCAATGTGCGTAACTTTGTAGAACAGGTGAATGTCCGCGCGGATCAAGCCATGGCCCAAACCGCGACAACACCAGAGGCAACCACGCCCGGTGCAGCCCCGAGTCACAACGGCGATACGGACCTACAAGCGACGATCGATGACCTGCGGGCCGAGATTGCGTCCGCCCGCACAGAACTCCAGCGCTATCGCAGTGGCCTCAACTAACGCCACTACCCCCACTTAACGCTGTGCACTACTGGTCAGTGGGTCAATTCCTGCCTTCTCAACTCACCTTTACGCCATCACATTTCCAATGGGTACGTCCCCGTCCTATTCCGATGGTCTCCGACCGAACGCCAGTCAGCAAGCCTACCGCTGGAACCGCGAAAAGTATTCCCGTCGCCAGCGCTTCATTGACGTTTGGACGTTCGTGCTGCGACTGCTATACGCCCGCTGGTTGTACCAAAAAACCTGGTCTTATCGACGCGGTATGACTGACGCCGCAAAGGCAAACCGACGCCGCCGGCTCGCGATCTGGATTCGCGAAACGATGCTCGATTTAGGGCCAACTTTCATTAAGCTTGGACAGCTATTTTCCACCCGATCGGATTTATTTGCGGCGGAATTTGTGGAAGAGCTATCGAAGCTACAGGATCGTGTACCCGCATTTAGTTTCGAGCAAGTTAGCCAAATTCTTGAAACGGAGTTGGGCAAACCCCTGGCTCAGATCTATCCAAGTTTTGATCCCGTACCGCTTGCCGCCGCCAGTTTAGGCCAAGTCCATAAGGCCCAGTTGCCCACGGGTGAAGAAGTCGTCGTCAAAATCCAGCGACCGGGCCTCAGTCAGCTCTTTACGATCGATCTGGAAATCCTCAAAGGCATCGCTCACTATTTCCAAAACCATAAGGAATGGGGCCGCGGCCGTGACTGGCTCGGCATTTACGATGAATGCTGCAAGATCCTGTGGGAAGAAATCGACTATTTGGCGGAAGGGCGAAATGCCGACCTATTTCGGCGCAATTTTCGCGACTACGATTGGATTCGCGTCCCCCGGATTTACTGGCGCTATGCCTCGCCCCGCACCCTCACCCTGGAATATCTGCCCGGCATCAAAATTAGTCACTATGAAGCCTTAGATGCGGCAGGGCTCGATCGGAAAGAATTAGCCGCGTCGAGCGCCCGCGCCTACTTAATGCAAATTCTCGATGCGGGATTTTTCCACGCTGATCCCCATCCGGGCAACATTGCCGTCAGTCCAGAAGGTCAACTGATTTTCTATGACTTCGGCATGATGGGCAGCATCCAAACCATCACCCGTGAGAAGATGATGGGCCTCTTTTTCGGCGTTGCCCAAAAAGACGCAGAGCAAGTAATCACTTCGCTTGTGGATCTCGGGGCCTTAACCCCAACGGGCGATACGGGCGCCATCCGACGATCGATCCAATACATGTTGGATAATTTCATGGATAAGCCCTTCGAAGAGCAGTCACTCAATGCGATTAGCGACGACCTCTACGAAATTGCCTACGATCAGCCGTTCCGTTTTCCAGCGACCTTTACCTTTGTGATGCGGGCCTTTTCCACCCTCGAAGGCGTCGGCAAGGGCCTCGATCCCAACTTTAACTTTATGGAGGTTGCACAACCATTTGCAATGCGACTTATGACTAACGGAAATCCCTCAAACGACATCACCAACCTGATCGGCGACTTAGGCCGGCAAGCCACCCAAGTCAGCAATAGTGCCCTGGGATTGCCCCGCCGCTTAGATGAAACCCTCGACCGACTCGATCGCGGCGATCTTCGGGTGCGGGTCCGCTCAACCGAAACCGATCGGCTCTTGCGCCGCTTGGCCGGGGTCAATATGAGCAGCAATTTCACGATGCTCACCTGCGCCTTTATCCTGTCAGCCACATTACTCGTCGTCAATGGACTCGCCTGGTTCGCCCTAATTCCAGGGGTTGCCGCCGTTGCTTCCGGTGGAGCATTTCTGCGGACCATGATGAAACTCGACAAGTTCGATCGGCTGCCTTAAAGCGTCGAATCAATTCGCAGAAATCGCCAATTAAACCACAACTGCCCGAAGTAATCGGCCAGGACGCCGATCCTTCAATATAATTGTGGAGTTTGCAATTCCGCATGGGTACCCTAGGGCATGACCCTGCACCTACTATTCATTTGCCGTGTACGTTATTGACTCGTCCAGCATGAAGAAATATTTCACTGGAATGACCGATCCAGGCATGGTCCGATCGACCAATCAAGATGCTTACTATACCGATCCGGACGGGCGGTTTTTCATCGTTTCCGATGGCATGGGCGGTCACGCTGGTGGTCAAGAAGCCAGTCGAATTGCGAAGGACACCATCCGTGAGTATTTAGAACTACATTGGGAATCGGACGCACCTTCGCCAGACTTGCTGGAACAGGCAATTTACAAAGCGAATCAATCAATTATTGATAATCAGCTCACCTCGCCGGCGCTCGCCGATATGGGCACGACTACCGTGGTATTGGTATTCCGTGAGGATACCTGGTGTGCCAATGTCGGTGACTCCCGGCTATATCGCCAGCGCGGTGCCCGGCTAGAGCAAATCACGGAAGATCAAACCTGGGTAGCCAAGGCGATTAAGCTCGGTGTATTGACTGCGGATCAAGCGCGGGTTCATCCCATGCGACATGTGCTCGCCCAATGCCTGGGCCGCGAGGAGCTCGCAGAAATTGAAATTCTTCCCGTGGATATTCAATCTGGCGATCGCATGTTGTTATGTAGTGACGGATTGACCGAAGAACTGAGCGACTCGGTGATCGAAAATCACGTTAAGTCGATTCGATCGTGCGATATGGCTGCCTCCACCTTAATTAACGCAGCGAAAGAGCATGGTGGACGCGATAATAT comes from the Romeriopsis navalis LEGE 11480 genome and includes:
- a CDS encoding DUF6825 family protein, translating into MNSRPNDPNNPLVKAFFLGRAVAELVSENIEKAATEVLSEIGKFDAEQRVNVRNFVEQVNVRADQAMAQTATTPEATTPGAAPSHNGDTDLQATIDDLRAEIASARTELQRYRSGLN
- a CDS encoding PP2C family protein-serine/threonine phosphatase; the protein is MKKYFTGMTDPGMVRSTNQDAYYTDPDGRFFIVSDGMGGHAGGQEASRIAKDTIREYLELHWESDAPSPDLLEQAIYKANQSIIDNQLTSPALADMGTTTVVLVFREDTWCANVGDSRLYRQRGARLEQITEDQTWVAKAIKLGVLTADQARVHPMRHVLAQCLGREELAEIEILPVDIQSGDRMLLCSDGLTEELSDSVIENHVKSIRSCDMAASTLINAAKEHGGRDNITVVIVAMDQKDSD
- a CDS encoding ABC1 kinase family protein, whose translation is MGTSPSYSDGLRPNASQQAYRWNREKYSRRQRFIDVWTFVLRLLYARWLYQKTWSYRRGMTDAAKANRRRRLAIWIRETMLDLGPTFIKLGQLFSTRSDLFAAEFVEELSKLQDRVPAFSFEQVSQILETELGKPLAQIYPSFDPVPLAAASLGQVHKAQLPTGEEVVVKIQRPGLSQLFTIDLEILKGIAHYFQNHKEWGRGRDWLGIYDECCKILWEEIDYLAEGRNADLFRRNFRDYDWIRVPRIYWRYASPRTLTLEYLPGIKISHYEALDAAGLDRKELAASSARAYLMQILDAGFFHADPHPGNIAVSPEGQLIFYDFGMMGSIQTITREKMMGLFFGVAQKDAEQVITSLVDLGALTPTGDTGAIRRSIQYMLDNFMDKPFEEQSLNAISDDLYEIAYDQPFRFPATFTFVMRAFSTLEGVGKGLDPNFNFMEVAQPFAMRLMTNGNPSNDITNLIGDLGRQATQVSNSALGLPRRLDETLDRLDRGDLRVRVRSTETDRLLRRLAGVNMSSNFTMLTCAFILSATLLVVNGLAWFALIPGVAAVASGGAFLRTMMKLDKFDRLP